Part of the Polaribacter sp. Hel1_33_78 genome is shown below.
GCAGAAGCACAATTCAATATTTTAATTGATGAATTAACCAAAGCTAATTTTATACATTACGAAACTTCTAATTTTGGAAAAGAAAATTTCTTTAGCAAAAATAATTCTTCTTATTGGTTAGGGAAAAGCTATTTGGGTATCGGACCCTCCGCGCATTCTTTTGATGGTAAGCGGAGAAGTTGGAATGTACAAAATAACACAAAATATATTAAAAGTATCGCCCAAAACGATTTGCCGATTCAAAGAGAAACGCTTTCTGTTACAGATAGATATAATGAATATGTTATGACTGGTTTACGCACAATTTGGGGAGTTTCTTTGAATAAAATTGATACAGATTTTGGAGAAAATTACACGAAATATTTAAAGATGCAATCGAAAAAATACATTGAACAAAAATTATTGTATATTGAAAATAAAGTTTTAAAAACAACCCATAAAGGAAAGTTTTTATCTGATGGAATTGCATCCGATTTATTTATGATAAACTTGATTTAAAAAAGCAATTTATACCACAAATGAAAGCAATTATTGAATACAACTCAAGAAAAATACAAATCGATGTATCAAAACCTCTAGATATTTCTATACCTATAGATACTTCAAAAAAAAATGTAAATGCTTGGTATATCGAGGATCCAAAAATTGCTCCTGAAAAAATAGATGATTATGAAGTAAGTGTTGCAAATGGTGCAGTAGTTAATTTTAATACCATTCATTTTAATCCTCATGCACATGTTACACATACAGAATGTGTAGGGCATATCACTGAAAAAGTGCATTCTATTAATAAAAACTTAAAACATTATTTCTTTGTTGCTGAGGTAGTTACAATAGCTCCTTTGCATCATAATGGAGATTTTCTAATTGGAGTAAAACAATTGAGAACTGCCTTGCGAAACAAGAAACGGGATGCTATCGTAATTCGTACATTGCCCAATTTAGAGGATAAAAAGAGTATGCAGTATTCAAATACAAATCCAACGTATTTATCTGAAAAAGGGGCTATCTATTTAAGAGAAAAAGGAATTAAACACTTGTTAATTGATCTCCCTTCTGTAGATAAAGAAAAAGATGAAGGAAAATTATTGGCTCATAATGCTTTTTGGAATACAGCAGGAGAAGTAAGAATGGATGCCACAATTACAGAGCTTATATACGTTCCAAATACTGTTGAAGATGGTGAGTATCTATTGAATTTAATGATTGCTCCTTTTGAAAATGATGCTACACCCAGTAAGCCCATGCTATATAAAATTATGAAGTAATTTATTATGAAAAATTTTAAAAAGAGATATATTTTCTATGCAGTTGCAGTAATAACCATAATGCTAATAAAGGGCGCTATATACTCAGATGTTTCTTTAGAAGAATTAAAAAAGGAATACACAAACGAAGCTTCTCAATTTATAGAAATTGATGGAATGCAAGTACATTATAGAGACGAAGGGCAGGGTTTTCCGATTGTTTTAGTGCATGGTACTGCCTCTTCCTTGCATACTTGGAATGACTGGACAAAAGACCTCAAAAAAAAATATAGAGTTATTAGAATGGATTTGCCAGCATTCGGAATTACAGGTCCCAACAAAAATGCAGATTATTCCATAGAAAATTACACGTATTTTTTACAACAGTTTTTGATGAAAATAAATGTTGCTAAATTTCATTTGGCAGGTAATTCTTTAGGAGGTAATATTGCGTGGAACTATGCCGCTGAACATCCTGAACAAATAGAAAAATTGATTTTAATTGATGCAAGTGGTTTACCAACAAATAAACCACAGCCTGCTGTATTTAAGATGGCAAAAACACCTGTGTTAAGTTCCTTGTTTTTGTATGTTACACCGAAGTTTTTTATTAAAAAAAATATGGAAGAAGTATATGCAGATAATAGTAAGGTTACAGATGCTATAATTACGCGGTATCACAAAATGGCTTTGAGAGTGGGTAACAGACAAGCCTTTATAGACAGAGCAAAAACTGATTTTAAATTAGGGGCAAAAGCAAATTTAGAAAAACTAAAAAGCATACAAACTCCTTCATTATTAATTTGGGGAGCTCAAGATTCTTGGATTCCATTGGATAATGGCAAACAAATGGACCGTATGCTAACAAATTCTAAATTAGTTATTTTAGAAAATTCTGGTCATGTGCCTATGGAAGAAAATCCAGCTGAAAGTTTGGAGGCTTTGAATGGTTTTCTGGAGGATTAGGCTCTTCTTTTTTTCAAAACTAATCAACTAAAACCACTTCTTTCTTTTAAAATACCAAACAGAAATAAGGGTAATAATTACCATAGCTGCTAGTAAAATAAAGTAGCTGTATTTAAATTTAAGTTCTGGAATATTCTCAAAGTTCATTCCGTAAATTCCTGCTAAAAAAGTTAACGGAATAAAAATGACGGATAAAATAGTCAATGTTTTCATTACTTCATTTAAACGATGACCTTGTATACTAAAAATTAAATTTATTTTGCTTTCTAACTCTTGTAATTCAAAATCAATATTAGAAATCAAGTTGGTAGTTTGTTCTTTTAATTCGCTAAAATACTTCACCTCAAAACCATCAATTTCCATTTTTTCTAATTTAGTAATGGTATCTCTTAAGCTCAAAGTTG
Proteins encoded:
- a CDS encoding cyclase family protein; its protein translation is MKAIIEYNSRKIQIDVSKPLDISIPIDTSKKNVNAWYIEDPKIAPEKIDDYEVSVANGAVVNFNTIHFNPHAHVTHTECVGHITEKVHSINKNLKHYFFVAEVVTIAPLHHNGDFLIGVKQLRTALRNKKRDAIVIRTLPNLEDKKSMQYSNTNPTYLSEKGAIYLREKGIKHLLIDLPSVDKEKDEGKLLAHNAFWNTAGEVRMDATITELIYVPNTVEDGEYLLNLMIAPFENDATPSKPMLYKIMK
- a CDS encoding alpha/beta fold hydrolase, with amino-acid sequence MKNFKKRYIFYAVAVITIMLIKGAIYSDVSLEELKKEYTNEASQFIEIDGMQVHYRDEGQGFPIVLVHGTASSLHTWNDWTKDLKKKYRVIRMDLPAFGITGPNKNADYSIENYTYFLQQFLMKINVAKFHLAGNSLGGNIAWNYAAEHPEQIEKLILIDASGLPTNKPQPAVFKMAKTPVLSSLFLYVTPKFFIKKNMEEVYADNSKVTDAIITRYHKMALRVGNRQAFIDRAKTDFKLGAKANLEKLKSIQTPSLLIWGAQDSWIPLDNGKQMDRMLTNSKLVILENSGHVPMEENPAESLEALNGFLED